A segment of the Nasonia vitripennis strain AsymCx chromosome 2, Nvit_psr_1.1, whole genome shotgun sequence genome:
CATTCTTTCAACACAGATCAATTTATcgataattttgcaaaaatctcAAATGCTtgtactttaaaatttttattacaatttttgttTCCAGGTACTCGATTAGGATATATTCAAACGAAGCTTGGTATATTGAACTTCATTTCGAAATATGAAGTGACGACTCTTAAGGAAACGAACGTCAAAAtagataaattaaatattttcactcAAGCAGAAGATggaatttatttgaatttaaggaaactttcggcttaaatgtattatttatacaaCTAACGTCAagctattattatatttattatatatctccattattctttaatattattaaaagtattttgcAAAACATGAATTCTTGTGATCGTATTAGTagaatttatgaaattattacCCCATTTACTAGTTacagtatatatttatatttatgaaatacagGATGGAGTGCAATTATTGTCCCTGGTTAAGAATGTTGTACTTTTTTAATGAAAGGCTACTATTATATTTCTGTTATAATTAGAGAAAtcaattttatgaaaatcaaaataccCATACCCCTCGTGATCATAATAAAATGGTATAATCATCAGACATGACAATCGTTAGAGAAGCGGATGATAGGTAGTAAACAAAgttcatttatttatcaaacgtGTATTAatcatgtgtatatatatatatatatatatatatatatatatatatatatacactcctTTTAAACATTAGTTTTTGTGCGAACTTTGGTCTTCAACCAGCATTAACATTGATAAAGCATACAAAAATAGTCACATACTTTCctataaaaaattacattatgTTCATAATACTCAATCACATTAGAAGTATATAGGCAAGCGAGTACAGTGAGAAAGTATATTGGAAAAATAGGTTAAATGCTTTGAAACAATAAAAGCCACTCTGGCATAAGTACTCCGTGTACAGTAGAATGCACAATCACTCGGATTTCTTgtggctttctctctccttcatGCACCTCTTGACTATTTTTTCAAAGGAGTAGAGATAGAAGGCACTGATCATTCTAAGAGGTCCCATCAAAACAGACTGCAGAAGTAATTCGCTCAGAGAGCCGTACGGAGACATCCCCGAGCAGAGGGTAGTCAAGATGAAGCTTTCAAAGCCGATAATGGAGAAGAATTTTCCATCCTGAAAAGTACGTCAACTTAAAACTTCGCGCAAACAAGTCTTTtgtaagataatataatttaGCGTAAGTAATGCGTgcataaacaaaataaataaaaagatgcTTTACCAATGTGTCTTTCAGCAGTTTCTCGGCCACTTCTTCCGGCTGTACCAAAGCGGCACTTTCAGATATGAGCTTAGTTTCTAGGGGCTTCGACTTTTCCTCTTCGGCGAAGCCCGGGGTGTCCGTATCCGGCGGAAGAGACAGGGTGACGGACACGTTATAAGGCGTTAATTCCATGGCTAAACTCTCGGCTAAGCCTCTTAATGCAAATTTAGTAGCGCTGTAGGCAGAGAATCCGAAAATTCCTAGATGCATGGATAGAAGAGAATCGTTATTCTGAAGTGATTGCGTGGAAATAATTAGCGTAGTATTGTCCATGCAAAGTCTGAGAGCTATTATTATTTGCAAgccgttatttttttataattatttttcttaatttatagTCTTTTCTTTGCCAAGAAAAATAtcaaacgcatttttttttttaatatgaagAAGTTGTCAGTGAATCTGTatccaataaaatttgaataataagtaatataaaaaaattaactacaggtaattaaaatacaaaaatatcatCATACAATCATACCCAATAAGCCAGCCTGGGAAGACACGAGCACAATCTTGCCTTCCTTCCTCCTCTTCATGCTTGGCACCACGGCCTTGGTGCAATTATAACTTCCGATAAAATTCAAGTCAATCAAGTATTTGAGTATGTCCTCTTCGGTGTCCTCGATCTTGCTGCATGCCGCGGTACCCGCGCAGTTGACCAGCAAGTCACACGGACCTCTTTGCCGCTCCAGCTGATCGAAGGCCCGTTGAATCCTCTCGaacgagctgctgctgacgTCCAGAACCAGATGGTCAACCCACTGGTCCTTACTGCGGCGCGCCTCGATGATCTCATCGCGAGCTAATTGGAGCTTTTCTCTGGTGCGAGAGGCTATCGTGACATTCGCGCCCTCGCGAGCCGCGAGAATAGCGAAGGCCTTGCCGATACCGCTCGAGCCTCCGGTTATCTGAAAATGTTTGAATAATGTTTAAGAAGCACTTTTCgattgtaatttttaaaaagataattttcaaataatatacttataaGTCAATTGAATTGATAGCACTTGAAAGTGTTTTCATGCCTTAGCATTATATTTGAAACTGatgattaattaattatattgccactataaaaatgcaattaaattaatttttatttaaattctttaaaacgatttttactTTATCAACTCATTCAACTGCTTACATTCATTTGTTCAAGCattgttataaacaaatttctttaggattaagtaaattaaagCCAGCTAATATGTATTGGGAAACTTTAAATATATTTCCTAGCTATCGTTAAAAATAcatgaattaaatatattttatttaaaaaaggtaTCGGGAGAACATGAGCGACGTGCGTCGACTTCGAGTATATTATATCTATAGTCTCCGCAAGGTAAGCGACGTCCGGTGTGCCAAAGTcaaacataacctcaaaacgaTACGAGTTtcaaatgcaaaaaataattgcaaaccgtatacatatagcaggacagatttaaaaaattgattggAGCAATCTGGTAAGGTAATCGTAATAAGATATGAATCACTTACAACAACGTGTTTATTATGCAGTGCACCATTCTGCAAGCTCTCTTTATTCAAGTTCTTCTTGACAATACTCCTGATTGCTTCGTAGAAAAAGACAACTGAGAGaatacacagcagcagcaaactGAACGCTAGCAAGCCATATAAGGCATTTCCCAAAAACCAAAATACACAGTTGAAGCCCACCCAAAACATATCTAATACCGTTCACTAACTTTTACTTCTGAAACAACGATTTGAACtacttaattttttacttaattttcTAGTATAATTCACTTTGACAACTGACAATtgaattcaacattttttcaaagctAACTGTTATTTCGATGACTGCACCCGATGAATATCGATCGTATTTTGATGATAACTTTGGAGAATTCAAAGAGCGCTTCTCCGTGGCAGCCGGTAGAAGTTACCAAGATCCAGCCGGGAGCAGTGAGCAGTCGGTATGTATTACAGAAATACACCGTAACGTGCTGACACCTACAGGCGAGTAAGATAAGTAAAAACAATCAAGACTTTCGAACAGTTTCGTTTACGGTACGTTTTATCGTTGCACGGCCTTGCTTCACGATAGTTTATGTTTTTAATCATAACATTGTTGAAATTCACAATACGGTAATATCATAAAATGTTTGTTCAATAAGCTGCCCGATTAAAAATGTGCTAGAAGGATATAgacaataatattataatcaaTATCGACAATTTCAACGTCTCCGTTATCAACATATTTTATGTATCGTTATATAAAAACAGATAATAATCGGTATTTCTAAAATGGAAAACTGAAATTCAACAAGAAGCAGTCTCCAGCATAGCTGCATCCACCACAATGATCCACATCCCCAATGCGTCGGGATAATCATGCAGGAGTCAACATAGTCGTCGGACGCACCCCTTGCATGagaccacacacacacacacacacgcacacacacacacacacacacacacacgtagaGTCGATTCCCCTGACGCGACTCTGCCCTCGAGTTTCGCCGCAGACAAAACGTCAACAAACGCGCCCTCCGAACAGACAGAGAGTACTATGACTCGCGGCCTGGGCTGCTGCTA
Coding sequences within it:
- the LOC100121162 gene encoding 3-ketodihydrosphingosine reductase — its product is MFWVGFNCVFWFLGNALYGLLAFSLLLLCILSVVFFYEAIRSIVKKNLNKESLQNGALHNKHVVITGGSSGIGKAFAILAAREGANVTIASRTREKLQLARDEIIEARRSKDQWVDHLVLDVSSSSFERIQRAFDQLERQRGPCDLLVNCAGTAACSKIEDTEEDILKYLIDLNFIGSYNCTKAVVPSMKRRKEGKIVLVSSQAGLLGIFGFSAYSATKFALRGLAESLAMELTPYNVSVTLSLPPDTDTPGFAEEEKSKPLETKLISESAALVQPEEVAEKLLKDTLDGKFFSIIGFESFILTTLCSGMSPYGSLSELLLQSVLMGPLRMISAFYLYSFEKIVKRCMKERESHKKSE